A DNA window from Pseudomonas resinovorans NBRC 106553 contains the following coding sequences:
- the paaI gene encoding hydroxyphenylacetyl-CoA thioesterase PaaI — MTNHEALSLAEACGTALFERDTASQAMGMRLLSMAPGAARIGMTVREDMLQGHGTCHGGYLFALADSAFAFACNSYNDATVAIGCSIDYVAPARLGDTLTAQAIEQSRSGRTGNYDVRIENQNGQLIALFHGKSYKVRGSVLAQETPNE, encoded by the coding sequence ATGACTAACCACGAAGCCCTGTCCCTGGCCGAGGCCTGCGGCACCGCGCTGTTCGAGCGCGACACCGCCAGCCAGGCCATGGGCATGCGCCTGCTCTCGATGGCCCCCGGCGCCGCGCGGATCGGCATGACCGTGCGCGAAGACATGCTGCAGGGCCACGGCACCTGCCACGGCGGCTACCTGTTCGCCCTGGCCGACTCGGCCTTCGCCTTCGCCTGCAACTCCTACAACGACGCCACCGTGGCCATCGGCTGCAGCATCGACTACGTGGCGCCGGCGCGCCTGGGCGACACCCTCACCGCCCAGGCCATCGAGCAGAGCCGCAGCGGCCGCACCGGCAACTACGACGTGCGCATCGAAAACCAGAACGGGCAACTGATCGCCCTCTTCCATGGCAAGTCCTACAAAGTGCGCGGCTCGGTACTCGCGCAGGAGACCCCGAATGAATGA
- the paaG gene encoding 2-(1,2-epoxy-1,2-dihydrophenyl)acetyl-CoA isomerase PaaG, with translation MNFEHILFSIEAGVATLSLNRPEQLNSFNAKMHGEVREALKQVRQNPEVRVLLLTGEGRGFCAGQDLADRNVAPGADAPDLGESIEKFYNPLIRSLRDLPLPVICAVNGVAAGAGANIPLACDLVLAARSASFIQAFCKIGLIPDSGGTWTLPRLIGTARAKALALLGERLSAEQAEQWGLIYRVVDDAALREEALKLARHLATQPTYGLALIKRSLNASLNNSFDEQLDLERDLQRLAGRSEDYREGVSAFMEKRTPAFKGR, from the coding sequence ATGAACTTCGAGCACATCCTGTTTTCCATCGAGGCTGGCGTCGCCACCCTCAGCCTGAACCGCCCCGAGCAGCTGAACAGCTTCAACGCCAAGATGCACGGCGAGGTCCGCGAGGCCCTCAAGCAGGTGCGCCAGAACCCGGAAGTGCGCGTCCTGCTGCTGACCGGCGAAGGCCGTGGCTTCTGCGCGGGCCAGGACCTGGCCGACCGCAACGTCGCCCCCGGCGCCGACGCCCCTGATCTGGGCGAATCCATCGAGAAGTTCTACAACCCGCTGATCCGCAGCCTGCGCGACCTGCCGCTGCCGGTGATCTGCGCGGTCAACGGCGTGGCCGCCGGTGCCGGCGCCAACATCCCGCTGGCCTGCGACCTGGTCCTGGCCGCCCGCTCCGCCAGCTTCATCCAGGCCTTCTGCAAGATCGGCCTGATCCCGGATTCCGGCGGCACCTGGACCCTGCCGCGCCTGATCGGCACGGCCCGCGCCAAGGCACTGGCCCTGCTGGGCGAGCGCCTGAGCGCCGAGCAGGCCGAACAATGGGGCCTGATCTACCGCGTGGTGGACGACGCCGCCCTGCGCGAGGAAGCCCTCAAGCTCGCCCGCCACCTGGCCACCCAGCCCACCTACGGCCTGGCCCTGATCAAGCGCAGCCTCAACGCCAGCCTGAACAACAGCTTCGACGAGCAGCTGGACCTCGAACGCGACCTGCAGCGCCTCGCCGGCCGCAGCGAGGACTACCGCGAGGGCGTCAGCGCCTTCATGGAAAAGCGCACCCCGGCCTTCAAAGGACGCTGA
- a CDS encoding DUF1428 domain-containing protein encodes MTYVDGFVVPVPTANCEAYRKVAEMAAGVFKEYGALSVVECWGDEVPDGKVTSFPMAVQRRPNETVVFSWITWPSKQARDQGMKRAMEDPRMKPDPNTMPFDGQRMIYGGFEVLVSA; translated from the coding sequence ATGACCTATGTAGACGGCTTTGTAGTTCCCGTCCCCACCGCCAACTGCGAGGCCTACCGCAAGGTGGCCGAAATGGCCGCCGGCGTCTTCAAGGAGTACGGCGCCCTCAGCGTCGTCGAGTGCTGGGGCGACGAGGTGCCCGATGGCAAGGTGACCTCCTTCCCCATGGCCGTGCAGCGCCGCCCCAACGAGACCGTGGTGTTCTCCTGGATCACCTGGCCCTCGAAGCAGGCCCGCGACCAGGGCATGAAACGCGCCATGGAAGACCCACGGATGAAGCCCGACCCGAATACCATGCCCTTCGATGGCCAGCGCATGATCTATGGCGGCTTCGAGGTGCTGGTGAGTGCGTGA
- a CDS encoding GFA family protein, producing the protein MSITSYEGGCLCGHIRFLARGTPANPHACSCDFCQRHSGAPVLCWVEFPREALQWTGEGGAPALFRSSDYSSRAFCPRCGSTLGAVDDEPVVALVTGVFDRREAEELRPLSHSFEDGCPAWCGVAGG; encoded by the coding sequence ATGTCGATCACGTCATACGAGGGCGGTTGCCTGTGCGGCCATATCCGCTTTCTCGCCCGGGGCACGCCCGCCAATCCCCATGCCTGTTCCTGTGATTTCTGCCAACGGCACTCGGGGGCGCCGGTGTTGTGCTGGGTGGAGTTCCCGCGCGAGGCGCTGCAGTGGACCGGGGAGGGTGGGGCGCCGGCGTTGTTTCGTTCGTCGGACTATTCCAGCCGCGCCTTCTGCCCGCGCTGCGGCAGCACCCTGGGGGCAGTGGACGACGAACCGGTCGTCGCGCTGGTGACGGGGGTGTTCGATCGGCGTGAAGCGGAGGAGCTGCGCCCCTTGTCCCATTCATTCGAGGATGGTTGCCCGGCTTGGTGCGGGGTGGCTGGGGGCTGA
- the pcaF gene encoding 3-oxoadipyl-CoA thiolase, with product MNDALIIDAVRTPIGRYAGALSGVRADDLGAVPLRALIARHPELDWSAIDDVIYGCANQAGEDNRNVARMSSLLAGLPVTVPGTTLNRLCGSGLDAIGNAARALRCGEAGLMLAGGVESMSRAPFVMGKADSAFSRQAEIFDTTIGWRFVNPLLRAEYGIDSMPETAENVAEQFNISRADQDAFALRSQQRAAAAQANGRLAKEIVPVEIPQRKGPAKVVEQDEHPRGDTTLEQLAKLGTPFRQGGSVTAGNASGVNDGACALLLASPEAAKRHGLKARGRVVGMATAGVEPRIMGIGPVPATRKVLELTGLSLADMDVIELNEAFAAQGLAVLRELGLADDDARVNPNGGAIALGHPLGMSGARLVTTALHELEERQGRYALCTMCIGVGQGIALIIERL from the coding sequence ATGAATGACGCCCTGATTATCGACGCCGTGCGTACGCCCATCGGCCGCTACGCCGGTGCGCTGTCCGGCGTGCGCGCCGACGACCTCGGCGCCGTGCCCCTGCGCGCCCTGATCGCCCGCCACCCGGAACTGGACTGGAGCGCCATCGACGACGTGATCTACGGCTGCGCCAACCAGGCCGGCGAAGACAACCGCAACGTCGCGCGCATGTCGTCCCTGCTGGCAGGCCTGCCGGTAACCGTGCCCGGCACCACCCTGAACCGTCTTTGCGGCTCCGGCCTGGACGCTATCGGCAACGCCGCCCGCGCCCTGCGCTGCGGCGAGGCTGGCCTGATGCTGGCCGGCGGCGTGGAATCCATGTCCCGCGCGCCCTTCGTCATGGGCAAGGCCGACAGCGCCTTCTCCCGCCAGGCGGAAATCTTCGACACCACCATCGGCTGGCGCTTCGTCAACCCGCTGCTGAGGGCCGAGTACGGCATCGACTCCATGCCGGAAACCGCCGAGAACGTCGCCGAGCAGTTCAACATCTCCCGCGCCGACCAGGACGCCTTCGCCCTGCGCAGCCAGCAGCGCGCCGCCGCGGCCCAGGCCAACGGCCGCCTGGCGAAGGAAATCGTCCCGGTGGAGATCCCCCAGCGCAAGGGCCCGGCCAAGGTGGTCGAGCAGGATGAACACCCGCGCGGCGACACCACCCTGGAACAGCTGGCCAAGCTCGGCACGCCGTTCCGCCAGGGCGGCAGCGTCACCGCCGGCAACGCCTCGGGCGTCAACGACGGCGCCTGCGCCCTGCTCCTGGCCAGCCCGGAAGCCGCCAAGCGCCACGGCCTGAAGGCCCGCGGCCGGGTGGTCGGCATGGCCACCGCCGGCGTCGAGCCGCGCATCATGGGCATCGGCCCGGTACCGGCGACCCGCAAGGTGCTGGAACTGACCGGCCTGTCCCTGGCCGACATGGACGTGATCGAACTCAACGAAGCCTTCGCCGCCCAGGGCCTGGCCGTGCTGCGCGAGCTGGGCCTGGCCGACGACGACGCCCGGGTGAACCCCAACGGCGGCGCCATCGCCCTCGGCCACCCGCTGGGCATGAGCGGCGCGCGCCTGGTGACCACCGCCCTGCACGAACTGGAAGAACGCCAGGGCCGCTACGCCCTCTGCACCATGTGCATCGGCGTGGGTCAGGGCATCGCCCTGATCATCGAGCGGCTCTGA
- the paaK gene encoding phenylacetate--CoA ligase PaaK, producing the protein MNMIANTALLDPMETASVDQLRQHQLERLRWSLKHAYENVPLYRKRFDEAGMHPDDLKSLDDLAKFPFTGKNDLRDNYPYGMFAVPQSEIVRIHASSGTTGKPTVVGYTQNDIDTWANVVARSIRAAGGRKGDKVHISYGYGLFTGGLGAHYGAERLGCTVIPMSGGQTEKQVQLIRDFQPDIIMVTPSYMLNLADEIERQGIDPHKLALRLGIFGAEPWTAELRRAIEERLGITALDIYGLSEIMGPGVAMECFDTKDGPTIWEDHFYPEIIDPVTGEVLPDGQMGELVFTSLSKEALPMIRYRTRDLTRLLPGTARPMRRMDKITGRSDDMLIIRGVNVFPTQIEEQVLKVRQLSENYEIHLFRNGNLDSIEVHVELKHEHENLGDSQQQALCNELSKYIKTYIGISSRIVLRPCYSLKRSEGKACHVHDNRGK; encoded by the coding sequence ATGAACATGATTGCCAATACCGCCTTGCTGGACCCGATGGAAACCGCCAGTGTCGACCAACTGCGCCAGCACCAGCTGGAGCGCCTGCGCTGGAGCCTGAAGCACGCCTACGAGAACGTCCCGCTGTACCGCAAGCGCTTCGACGAAGCCGGCATGCACCCGGACGACCTCAAGTCCCTGGACGACCTCGCCAAGTTCCCCTTCACCGGCAAGAACGACCTGCGTGACAACTACCCCTACGGCATGTTCGCCGTGCCGCAGAGCGAGATCGTGCGCATCCACGCCTCCAGCGGCACCACCGGCAAGCCCACCGTGGTCGGCTACACCCAGAACGACATCGACACCTGGGCCAACGTGGTGGCGCGCTCGATCCGCGCAGCCGGCGGCCGCAAGGGCGACAAGGTGCACATCTCCTACGGCTACGGCCTGTTCACCGGCGGCCTGGGCGCCCACTACGGCGCCGAGCGCCTGGGCTGCACAGTGATCCCGATGTCCGGCGGCCAGACCGAGAAGCAGGTCCAGCTGATCCGCGACTTCCAGCCGGACATCATCATGGTCACCCCGTCCTACATGCTGAACCTGGCCGACGAGATCGAGCGCCAGGGCATCGACCCGCACAAGCTGGCCCTGCGCCTGGGCATCTTCGGCGCCGAGCCCTGGACCGCCGAGCTGCGCCGCGCCATCGAGGAGCGCCTGGGCATCACCGCCCTGGACATCTACGGCCTGTCGGAAATCATGGGCCCCGGGGTCGCCATGGAATGCTTTGATACCAAGGACGGCCCGACCATCTGGGAAGACCACTTCTACCCCGAGATCATCGACCCGGTGACCGGCGAAGTGCTGCCGGACGGCCAGATGGGCGAGCTGGTGTTCACCTCGCTGTCCAAGGAAGCCCTGCCGATGATCCGCTACCGCACCCGCGACCTGACCCGCCTGCTGCCGGGCACCGCGCGACCGATGCGGCGCATGGACAAGATCACCGGCCGCAGCGACGACATGCTGATCATCCGTGGCGTGAACGTATTCCCGACGCAGATCGAAGAGCAGGTCCTCAAGGTCCGCCAGCTGTCGGAGAACTACGAGATCCACCTGTTCCGCAACGGCAACCTGGACAGCATCGAAGTCCACGTGGAGCTCAAGCACGAGCACGAGAACCTCGGCGACTCGCAGCAACAGGCGCTGTGCAACGAGCTGTCGAAGTACATCAAGACCTACATCGGCATCAGCTCGCGCATCGTCCTGCGCCCCTGCTACTCGCTGAAGCGCTCCGAAGGCAAGGCCTGCCACGTGCACGACAATCGCGGCAAGTAA
- the paaC gene encoding 1,2-phenylacetyl-CoA epoxidase subunit PaaC produces the protein MSQREDLIQYLLRLGDSALIQGQRLCEWCGHAPALEEELALMNVGLDLVGQARNWLDYAAELLADGRDADHLAFRRDERAYRNLLLVEQPNGDYAVTITKQFLYDAWHFQVLHGLSQSSDERVAGIAAKALKEVTYHLRRSGEWVERLGDGTEESHRRMLAAIRDVWRFTGELVNGDDVEQRLFEAGIAPNPEEVAAAWKSKVADIFASATLPLPEPASYFYLSGRKGLHTEHLGLLLAEMQSLQRSYPDASW, from the coding sequence ATGAGCCAACGTGAAGACCTCATCCAATACCTGCTGCGCCTCGGCGACAGCGCCCTGATCCAGGGCCAGCGCCTGTGCGAATGGTGCGGCCACGCCCCCGCGCTGGAAGAAGAACTGGCGCTGATGAACGTCGGCCTCGACCTGGTGGGCCAGGCCCGCAACTGGCTGGACTACGCCGCCGAGCTGCTGGCCGATGGCCGTGACGCCGACCACCTGGCCTTCCGCCGCGACGAGCGCGCCTACCGCAACCTGTTGCTGGTGGAGCAGCCCAACGGCGACTACGCCGTGACCATCACCAAGCAGTTCCTCTATGACGCCTGGCACTTCCAGGTGCTGCACGGCCTGAGCCAGTCCAGCGACGAGCGCGTGGCCGGCATCGCCGCCAAGGCCCTGAAGGAAGTCACCTACCACCTGCGCCGCTCCGGCGAGTGGGTGGAGCGCCTGGGCGACGGCACCGAAGAGAGCCACCGGCGCATGCTGGCGGCGATCCGCGACGTCTGGCGCTTCACCGGCGAGCTGGTGAACGGCGACGACGTGGAGCAGCGCCTGTTCGAGGCAGGTATCGCGCCGAACCCGGAAGAAGTCGCCGCCGCCTGGAAGTCCAAGGTCGCCGACATCTTCGCCAGCGCCACCCTGCCGCTGCCGGAACCGGCCAGCTACTTCTACCTGTCCGGCCGCAAGGGCCTGCACACCGAGCACCTCGGGCTGTTGCTGGCCGAAATGCAATCGCTCCAGCGGAGCTACCCCGATGCGTCCTGGTGA
- the paaA gene encoding 1,2-phenylacetyl-CoA epoxidase subunit PaaA: MYAQLVETGVKRVKALEEMSPEERAFQEKIDAEIKIEAKNWMPDAYRQTLIRQISQHAHSEIVGMLPEGNWVTRAPTLKRKLQLMAKIQDEAGHGLYLYSAMETLGADRDTEIAKLHSGKAKYSSIFNYPTLSWADMGAVGWLVDGAAIVNQVVLQRTSYGPYSRAMIRICKEESFHQRQGYEILLHMMRHGTQAQKDMVQDAINRLWWPSLMMFGPSDADSPNSAQSMAWKIKRQGNDELRQRFIDQTVPQLELLGCTAPDPDLKWNEARGHYDFGAIDWSEFYEVLKGNGPCNVERVATRRKAIEDGAWVREAAVAHARKQQQKRDAA, from the coding sequence ATGTACGCACAATTGGTTGAGACCGGCGTGAAGCGCGTGAAGGCGCTGGAGGAGATGTCCCCCGAAGAACGCGCCTTCCAGGAAAAGATCGACGCCGAAATCAAGATCGAGGCGAAGAACTGGATGCCGGACGCTTACCGGCAGACCCTGATCCGCCAGATTTCCCAGCACGCCCACTCCGAGATCGTCGGCATGCTGCCCGAAGGCAACTGGGTGACCCGCGCTCCGACCCTCAAGCGCAAGCTGCAGCTGATGGCCAAGATCCAGGACGAGGCCGGCCACGGCCTGTACCTCTACAGCGCCATGGAAACCCTGGGCGCCGACCGCGACACCGAGATCGCCAAGCTGCACAGCGGCAAGGCGAAGTACTCGAGCATCTTCAACTACCCGACCCTGAGCTGGGCCGACATGGGCGCGGTGGGCTGGCTGGTGGATGGCGCCGCCATCGTCAACCAGGTGGTGCTGCAGCGTACCTCCTACGGCCCCTACTCCCGCGCGATGATCCGCATCTGCAAGGAAGAGAGCTTCCACCAGCGCCAGGGCTACGAAATCCTCCTGCACATGATGCGTCATGGCACCCAGGCCCAGAAGGACATGGTCCAGGACGCCATCAACCGCCTCTGGTGGCCGTCGCTGATGATGTTCGGCCCAAGCGACGCCGACTCCCCCAACAGCGCCCAGTCCATGGCCTGGAAGATCAAGCGCCAGGGCAACGACGAACTGCGCCAGCGCTTCATCGACCAGACCGTGCCGCAACTGGAGCTGCTCGGCTGCACCGCGCCGGACCCGGACCTGAAGTGGAACGAGGCGCGCGGTCACTACGACTTCGGCGCGATCGACTGGAGCGAGTTCTACGAAGTGCTCAAGGGCAACGGCCCGTGCAACGTCGAGCGCGTCGCCACCCGCCGCAAAGCCATCGAAGACGGCGCCTGGGTCCGCGAAGCCGCGGTCGCCCATGCCCGCAAGCAACAGCAGAAACGCGACGCCGCCTGA
- a CDS encoding ISL3 family transposase, which translates to MNPIDLAQFWPGYEVVACRQATHDTLLIELEPQAGSLPKCGRCHQDCPLIHERRIRQVRDRDLLDQRVLLQLPVRRVDCLDCGRVTERIDWLEPASRLTQRLRLWLEGLLQLLPISHVSRLTGLHWHTLKTLDKRRLEAAVGTFEPGEVRRLVMDEFALHKGHRYATVIMDAERTRVLWVGHGNSREAIRPFFELLGEHCRQIEAVAMDMNTAFDLEVKRHCPQAEVVYDLFHVVARYGRDVIDRIRVDQANRLREDKPARKVVKQSRWLLLRNRENLKGGQAVQLQELLAANQPLATAYVLKDALKEIWYAPSVQDGWRRWRTWLRHARDSGLAPLQRFARNLKRYARGILASARFPLHTSQLEGVNNRIKVIKRMAYGFRDSAYFFLKIKAAFPGKAR; encoded by the coding sequence GTGAATCCTATTGATCTTGCCCAGTTCTGGCCAGGCTACGAGGTCGTCGCCTGTCGCCAAGCCACTCACGACACCCTGCTGATTGAGCTCGAACCTCAAGCCGGCTCCCTCCCCAAATGTGGCCGCTGTCACCAAGACTGCCCGCTGATCCACGAGCGGCGAATCCGCCAGGTGCGTGACCGTGACCTGCTGGATCAGCGCGTGCTGCTCCAACTGCCGGTGCGTCGCGTCGATTGCCTGGATTGTGGGCGGGTGACCGAGCGGATTGACTGGCTGGAGCCGGCCTCCCGCTTGACCCAGCGGCTGCGCCTCTGGCTCGAGGGCTTGCTGCAACTGTTGCCGATCAGCCATGTCAGCCGCCTCACTGGCCTGCACTGGCACACCCTCAAGACGCTCGACAAGCGCCGCCTCGAGGCGGCCGTGGGGACCTTTGAGCCCGGTGAGGTGCGGCGGCTGGTGATGGACGAGTTCGCCCTGCACAAGGGGCATCGTTACGCCACGGTGATCATGGATGCCGAGCGCACGCGGGTGCTGTGGGTCGGGCATGGCAACAGCCGTGAGGCGATCCGTCCGTTCTTCGAATTGCTCGGCGAGCACTGCCGGCAGATCGAGGCGGTGGCCATGGACATGAACACCGCCTTCGACCTCGAGGTGAAACGGCATTGCCCGCAGGCCGAGGTGGTGTACGACCTGTTCCACGTGGTGGCGCGCTACGGCCGGGACGTGATCGACCGGATCCGGGTCGACCAGGCCAACCGCCTGCGCGAAGACAAACCGGCGCGCAAGGTGGTCAAGCAGAGCCGCTGGCTGCTGCTGCGCAATCGCGAAAACCTCAAGGGCGGACAGGCCGTGCAGTTGCAGGAATTGCTCGCGGCCAACCAGCCACTGGCCACGGCCTACGTGCTCAAGGATGCATTAAAGGAAATCTGGTACGCCCCCAGTGTGCAGGACGGCTGGCGGCGCTGGCGAACCTGGCTGCGGCACGCCCGGGACAGCGGCTTGGCGCCGCTCCAACGCTTTGCCAGGAACCTCAAGCGTTACGCGCGCGGCATCCTCGCCAGCGCCCGTTTCCCCTTGCACACCAGCCAGCTGGAAGGGGTGAACAACCGCATCAAAGTGATCAAGCGCATGGCCTATGGCTTCCGCGACTCGGCCTACTTCTTCCTGAAAATCAAGGCCGCCTTCCCCGGGAAAGCGCGATGA
- the paaF gene encoding 2,3-dehydroadipyl-CoA hydratase PaaF has product MPRTLAVLPPEQGVRLITLQRPEALNALNTELLGELAAELDAAEQDAETRVVVITGSRKAFAAGADIKEMAERDLVGILNDPRLAHWQRITRFSKPLIAAVNGVCLGGGCELAMHADILIAGEDARFGQPEINLGIMPGAGGTQRLLRAVGKSLAMQMVLTGEAIDARHAQRAGLISEVTQPEFTVERAIAIARVIAQKAPLAVRLAKEALLKAEDTDLASGLRFERHAFTLLAGTRDREEGIRAFQEKRRPEFIGQ; this is encoded by the coding sequence ATGCCTCGTACCCTTGCCGTCCTGCCGCCCGAGCAGGGCGTCCGCCTGATCACCCTGCAGCGCCCGGAAGCGCTCAACGCCCTCAATACCGAATTGCTGGGCGAGCTGGCCGCCGAACTGGACGCCGCCGAGCAGGATGCCGAGACCCGCGTGGTGGTCATCACCGGCAGCCGCAAGGCCTTCGCCGCCGGCGCCGATATCAAGGAAATGGCCGAGCGCGACCTGGTGGGCATCCTCAACGACCCGCGCCTGGCCCACTGGCAGCGCATCACGCGCTTCAGCAAGCCGCTGATCGCCGCGGTGAACGGCGTCTGCCTCGGCGGCGGCTGCGAACTGGCGATGCACGCCGACATCCTCATCGCCGGCGAAGACGCCCGCTTCGGCCAGCCGGAAATCAATCTCGGAATCATGCCCGGCGCCGGCGGCACCCAACGCCTGCTGCGCGCGGTAGGCAAGTCCCTGGCCATGCAGATGGTGCTCACCGGTGAAGCCATCGACGCCCGCCACGCCCAGCGCGCCGGCCTCATCAGCGAAGTGACCCAGCCGGAATTCACCGTCGAACGCGCCATCGCCATCGCCCGCGTGATCGCCCAGAAGGCGCCCCTGGCCGTACGCCTGGCCAAGGAAGCCCTGCTGAAAGCCGAGGACACGGACCTTGCCAGCGGCCTGCGCTTCGAGCGCCACGCCTTCACCCTGCTGGCCGGCACCCGCGACCGCGAGGAAGGCATCCGCGCCTTCCAGGAAAAGCGCCGCCCCGAATTCATCGGCCAGTGA
- the paaB gene encoding 1,2-phenylacetyl-CoA epoxidase subunit PaaB encodes MSEWTLFEVFVRSKHGLNHKHVGSVHAADARMAIENARELYTRRNEGVSLWVVPSALITASSPDEKEPLFDPSQDKVYRHASFYELPAEVGHM; translated from the coding sequence ATGTCCGAGTGGACCCTTTTCGAAGTCTTCGTGCGCAGCAAGCACGGCCTGAACCACAAGCATGTCGGCAGCGTGCATGCCGCCGATGCGCGCATGGCCATCGAGAACGCCCGCGAGCTGTACACCCGCCGCAACGAAGGCGTGAGCCTTTGGGTAGTGCCCTCCGCGCTGATCACCGCCTCCTCCCCGGACGAGAAGGAGCCGCTGTTCGACCCGTCCCAGGACAAGGTCTATCGCCACGCCAGCTTCTACGAGCTGCCGGCCGAAGTCGGACACATGTGA
- the paaH gene encoding 3-hydroxyacyl-CoA dehydrogenase PaaH, translated as MPALNNSATIAVIGAGAMGAGIAQVAAQAGHPVKLYDNRPGASAQAIDGIDRQLGRLVEKGKLAAEARAATVARLQPVEAIEALADASLVIEAIVENLEVKRGLLRQLESLCSADCILASNTSSLSITSLAAGLAHPGRVLGMHFFNPAPLMALVEVVSGLASDPALAECLYETAKAWGKKPVHTRSTPGFIVNRVARPFYAESLRLLQEGAADCATLDALMRDAGGFRMGAFELTDLIGHDVNYAVTCSVFDAYYGDFRFQPSLIQKELVDAGRLGRKSGHGFYDYAEGAERPQAAELTSAASIDTCVVEGGLGVAEPLIQRLAEAGVQLVRRDGQGLLRVGEAVIALSDGRLASQRANEDGISNLVLIDLALDYAKASRLGVSFAAGTSQTARDQAVALLQRAGLKVSPLADIPGLAVLRTLAMLANEGSDAVLQGVGTVGDIDLAMRAGVNYPQGPLAWADTIGLPAILRTLENLQAAYGEERYRPSLLLRRRVAEGRKFHD; from the coding sequence ATGCCCGCCCTGAACAACTCCGCAACAATCGCCGTGATCGGTGCCGGCGCCATGGGTGCCGGCATCGCCCAGGTGGCCGCCCAGGCCGGCCACCCGGTCAAGCTCTATGACAACCGCCCCGGCGCCTCCGCCCAGGCCATCGATGGTATCGATCGCCAACTCGGCCGCCTGGTGGAAAAAGGCAAGCTCGCCGCCGAAGCCCGCGCCGCCACCGTCGCTCGCCTGCAGCCGGTGGAAGCCATCGAGGCCCTGGCCGATGCCAGCCTGGTGATCGAGGCCATCGTCGAGAACCTGGAGGTCAAGCGCGGCCTGCTGCGCCAGCTGGAAAGCCTGTGCAGCGCCGACTGCATCCTCGCCAGCAACACCTCGTCCCTGTCCATCACCAGCCTGGCGGCGGGCCTCGCCCATCCGGGCCGGGTGCTCGGCATGCACTTCTTCAACCCGGCGCCGCTGATGGCCCTGGTGGAAGTCGTCTCGGGCCTGGCCAGCGATCCGGCCCTGGCCGAATGCCTGTACGAAACCGCCAAGGCCTGGGGCAAGAAGCCGGTACACACCCGCTCCACCCCCGGCTTCATCGTCAACCGCGTGGCGCGCCCCTTCTACGCCGAAAGCCTGCGCCTGCTGCAGGAAGGCGCCGCCGACTGCGCCACCCTCGACGCACTGATGCGTGACGCGGGCGGTTTCCGCATGGGCGCCTTCGAACTCACCGACCTGATCGGCCATGACGTCAACTACGCCGTGACCTGCTCGGTGTTCGACGCCTACTACGGCGACTTCCGCTTCCAGCCCTCGCTGATCCAGAAGGAGCTGGTGGACGCCGGCCGCCTCGGCCGCAAGAGCGGCCATGGTTTCTACGACTACGCCGAAGGCGCCGAGCGCCCGCAAGCGGCCGAACTGACCAGCGCCGCCAGCATCGACACCTGCGTGGTGGAAGGCGGGCTGGGCGTGGCCGAACCGCTGATCCAGCGCCTGGCCGAGGCCGGCGTGCAACTGGTGCGCCGCGACGGCCAGGGCCTGCTGCGGGTCGGCGAGGCGGTGATCGCCCTGTCCGACGGCCGCCTGGCCAGCCAACGCGCCAACGAAGACGGCATCAGCAACCTGGTGCTGATCGACCTCGCCCTGGACTACGCCAAAGCCAGCCGCCTGGGTGTCAGCTTCGCCGCCGGCACCAGCCAGACGGCCCGCGACCAGGCCGTGGCCCTGCTGCAACGCGCCGGCCTCAAGGTCAGCCCGCTTGCCGACATCCCCGGCCTGGCGGTGCTGCGCACCCTGGCCATGCTGGCCAACGAAGGCAGTGACGCCGTGCTCCAGGGCGTCGGCACCGTCGGCGACATCGATCTCGCCATGCGCGCCGGGGTGAACTACCCGCAAGGTCCGCTGGCCTGGGCCGACACCATTGGCCTGCCGGCCATACTGCGCACCCTGGAGAACCTCCAGGCCGCCTATGGCGAGGAGCGCTACCGCCCTTCCCTGCTGCTGCGCCGTCGCGTCGCCGAAGGGAGAAAATTCCATGACTAA